In Lactococcus protaetiae, the genomic window ATTGTTTACGTTTTAAATTTAGGAGGATTTTATGACTTACTACATCAGAGCTGACCAATTTTTCTATCCTTATGAAATTAAAAAAGGTGGTTTTCTTGAGATTGTTGATGGAAAATTTGGTGAGTGGACAGAGGAAATACCAACTTCCGCTGAAGTTTTGGATTATTCTGGAAAATCTATTGCACCAGGACTTGTGGAAACACATATTCACGGATTTGGTGGGGCTGATGCACAAGATGCCGAAATTGAGGGAATCATGGGCACCATGTCTGAAGGACTATTATCGGCTGGAGTTACTTCATTTCTACCCAGTCCATTGACAGATGACCATGAGGGATTAAAAGCAGTCTGTAGCGTTGTTGGTGAGCACTATCAAGAAGCGCGTGGAGCCAAGATACGCGGGATTTTCTTTGAAGGACCATTTTTCACAGAAGAACACAAAGGAGCGCAAAATCCTAAATATATGCGTGATGCGAAAATGTGGGAACTTGAAGATTGGCAAAATGCAGCACATGGGATGTTAAAAAAAGTCGGACTGGCACCTGAACGTGAAGGTTCAGAGGAGTTCATCAGAAAAGCTACTGAATCAGGTGTAATCATTGCTCTCGGTCACTCTAATGCGACTTATAAACAAGCTGTAGCAGGAGTTCAAGCAGGTGCAACGATGTGGATTCATACATTCAATGGGATGTCAGGAATGACTCATCAAGAACCAGGGATGGTAGGCGCGATTTTAAACACGCCAAATACTTATGCTGAACTCATTTGTGATGGTCATCATGTTCGCCCTGAAGCAGCAGAAATTGTGATGAAGATGAGGGGTGCTGATCATGTTGTTTTAATTACAGACTCGATGCGTGCAGCAGGACTGCCAGATGGCCCATATATGCTTGGTGAGTACGAAGTTGAAGTGCGTGATGGTGCAGCATGGCTTCCAACAGGTCGCCCTGCAGCTTCTATTTTGACACTGAAAACAGCTGTAAAAAATGTTGTTGATTGGGGAATCGCAACTCCTGCCCAAGCGATTATGATGGCATCTTTAACACCAGCTAAGTCAGTTAATATTGACGATGTCTGTGGTCAGATTAAAACAGGATTGGATGCAGATTTCATTGTCCTTGATAGCGAAATGAACCTTGTTGCAACTTATCTCGATGGCAAAAAGCGATTTGGTTAAGAGCAAGTAATACTAATTAAAAGTCGAATATCATAACGATATTCGGCTTTTGAATTTAGCTTATCAAAATAAAGTCAATATTTAAAACTATAGACAAAATGGAAGCAGTTGATAAGTTAAAAAAATGATTTATACTCGTGTATTTAAGACATAAAATTGTAAAAAATATTTTACTTTTTTATGCTATACTGTCGTAGATGAGAACAAAAAACTTGTGGTAATAATAAGCCTGAAAAGTTTGAATTGACAGAAAAATTTCATTAAAAAATACGAGAAAACCTTTGCAAATTAAGGGTTCAAAAATTTTTTGTAATGTAAACGGTTTACACAGTTTAT contains:
- the nagA gene encoding N-acetylglucosamine-6-phosphate deacetylase, giving the protein MTYYIRADQFFYPYEIKKGGFLEIVDGKFGEWTEEIPTSAEVLDYSGKSIAPGLVETHIHGFGGADAQDAEIEGIMGTMSEGLLSAGVTSFLPSPLTDDHEGLKAVCSVVGEHYQEARGAKIRGIFFEGPFFTEEHKGAQNPKYMRDAKMWELEDWQNAAHGMLKKVGLAPEREGSEEFIRKATESGVIIALGHSNATYKQAVAGVQAGATMWIHTFNGMSGMTHQEPGMVGAILNTPNTYAELICDGHHVRPEAAEIVMKMRGADHVVLITDSMRAAGLPDGPYMLGEYEVEVRDGAAWLPTGRPAASILTLKTAVKNVVDWGIATPAQAIMMASLTPAKSVNIDDVCGQIKTGLDADFIVLDSEMNLVATYLDGKKRFG